The Armatimonadota bacterium genome includes a window with the following:
- a CDS encoding dihydrolipoyl dehydrogenase produces MASQEFDLVVIGAGPGGYTAAIRAAQLGMRVACVEKEDRLGGTCLRVGCIPSKALLEATRVYSQIRGGHLSKWGIKAGDISVDIPAMMRQKDRTVDTLARGIESLFRKNGVAHIRGAARLAGNGRVEVEGSGTLQSARILIATGSHPATIPGVRPDGDRVGTSTDALSWDEAPAHLAVIGAGYIGLELGSVWSRLGSKVTVLEFLPRILPGVDSEVATEAQKIFKKQGLEFRLQARVSGVTCQEGRAIVHLQGGDDLECDRVLVATGRVPCTDSLGLEEAGVQTDEKGRIIVDESFQTTAPGIFAIGDVIAGPMLAHKAEEEGVACVERMATGHGHVDHNLIPGVVYTDPEIASVGRTEDELREQGTEYRKGVFPFKANSRARCTDATEGFVKVLADAKTDRVLGIHILGSHAGDLIAEATAAITFGASSEDIARTCHAHPTLAEAIKEAALAVDGRAINF; encoded by the coding sequence ATGGCTTCTCAGGAATTCGACCTGGTCGTGATCGGTGCGGGGCCAGGCGGCTATACCGCCGCAATCCGGGCGGCCCAACTGGGAATGAGGGTGGCTTGCGTGGAGAAGGAGGATCGCCTCGGAGGAACGTGCCTGCGGGTGGGATGCATCCCTAGCAAGGCTTTGCTGGAAGCCACACGCGTCTACAGTCAGATCCGGGGCGGCCACCTCTCAAAATGGGGCATCAAAGCCGGGGACATCTCCGTGGATATTCCTGCGATGATGCGCCAGAAAGACCGCACGGTGGACACGCTGGCGCGAGGTATCGAATCGCTCTTCCGTAAGAACGGCGTCGCCCATATCCGTGGGGCGGCCCGGCTGGCTGGAAATGGCCGGGTGGAGGTGGAGGGATCGGGGACTCTGCAAAGTGCGCGAATACTCATCGCCACCGGCAGCCACCCCGCAACCATCCCCGGTGTCCGTCCCGACGGTGACCGGGTGGGAACCAGCACCGATGCTCTCTCCTGGGACGAGGCCCCCGCGCATCTTGCGGTCATCGGGGCGGGATACATCGGACTGGAGCTGGGCTCGGTCTGGAGCCGGCTGGGCTCGAAGGTCACCGTGCTGGAGTTTCTTCCGCGGATTCTGCCGGGAGTGGATTCGGAGGTGGCGACAGAGGCGCAAAAGATCTTCAAGAAGCAGGGACTGGAGTTCCGGCTGCAAGCGCGGGTCTCTGGCGTGACCTGTCAGGAGGGGAGAGCCATCGTTCACCTGCAGGGAGGAGACGACCTGGAGTGTGACAGAGTGCTGGTGGCAACCGGCCGTGTTCCGTGTACGGACAGTCTGGGCCTGGAAGAAGCCGGCGTCCAGACGGACGAGAAGGGCCGGATCATCGTCGACGAATCATTCCAGACCACCGCGCCAGGGATCTTTGCCATCGGAGACGTTATCGCCGGGCCAATGCTTGCGCACAAGGCTGAAGAAGAAGGCGTCGCGTGCGTGGAACGGATGGCGACCGGCCATGGGCACGTGGACCATAATCTCATACCCGGTGTGGTCTATACCGATCCGGAGATCGCGTCCGTCGGCAGGACCGAGGACGAACTGAGAGAACAGGGAACAGAGTACCGGAAAGGAGTCTTCCCTTTCAAAGCCAATTCTCGCGCGCGCTGCACAGACGCGACGGAAGGCTTCGTCAAGGTGCTCGCCGACGCAAAGACCGACCGGGTGCTGGGGATCCATATCCTGGGATCTCACGCGGGAGACCTGATCGCCGAGGCAACGGCCGCGATAACCTTCGGAGCGTCTAGCGAGGACATCGCCCGGACCTGCCACGCCCATCCCACCCTTGCTGAGGCCATCAAGGAAGCCGCGTTGGCGGTGGACGGAAGGGCCATCAATTTTTAG
- a CDS encoding O-acetyl-ADP-ribose deacetylase, with protein MKRYPCGDAVVELTLGDITAQDTDAIVNAANRSLLGGGGVDGAIHRAGGPAIVEECRRLGGCETGDAKITTGGALKARRVIHAVGPVYTGRSQDAELLASAYRRSLEVAVENGLKTVAFPSISTGAYRYPVHQAAPIALSTVRDFLLAGAPITLVRFVLYDSTTFRAYEEAAQRIFGDSGQP; from the coding sequence GTGAAACGATATCCGTGCGGAGATGCGGTCGTTGAACTAACCCTGGGAGACATCACGGCGCAGGATACGGATGCCATCGTCAATGCGGCCAACCGTTCCCTGCTCGGCGGCGGGGGAGTAGACGGAGCCATACATCGCGCCGGCGGGCCGGCCATCGTGGAAGAATGCCGGAGGCTCGGCGGGTGCGAGACAGGCGACGCCAAGATCACCACCGGCGGCGCCCTCAAGGCCAGGCGTGTCATCCACGCTGTGGGGCCTGTTTACACCGGCAGATCACAGGATGCAGAGCTGCTGGCCAGCGCCTACCGAAGATCCCTTGAAGTCGCCGTGGAAAACGGCCTGAAGACCGTAGCGTTTCCATCCATCAGCACAGGTGCATACCGCTACCCCGTCCACCAGGCCGCACCGATCGCCCTCTCCACTGTCCGGGACTTTCTTCTGGCGGGAGCGCCCATTACCCTGGTACGGTTTGTTCTCTACGACTCCACCACTTTCCGCGCCTACGAGGAAGCAGCGCAACGCATCTTCGGAGATTCCGGGCAACCCTGA